Proteins from one Setaria italica strain Yugu1 chromosome V, Setaria_italica_v2.0, whole genome shotgun sequence genomic window:
- the LOC101756508 gene encoding S-adenosylmethionine synthase 1, translating to MAATEHPRVPVPHIRPPLLLLFLLPDPRIKSSSARGWWSNLPEKAAAAMAAESFLFTSESVNEGHPDKLCDQVSDAVLDACLAQDPDSKVACETCTKTNMVMVFGEITTKATVDYEKIVRDTCREIGFTSDDVGLDADRCKVLVNIEQQSPDIAQGVHGHFTKRPEEIGAGDQGHMFGYATDETPELMPLSHVLATKLGARLTEVRKNGTCAWLRPDGKTQVTVEYVNEGGAMVPVRVHTVLISTQHDETVTNDEIAADLKEHVIKPIIPEKYLDEKTIFHLNPSGRFVIGGPHGDAGLTGRKIIIDTYGGWGAHGGGAFSGKDPTKVDRSGAYIARQAAKSIVASGLARRCLVQVSYAIGVPEPLSVFVDSYGTGKIPDKEILKIVKENFDFRPGMITINLDLKKGGNRFIKTAAYGHFGRDDTDFTWEVVKPLKFDKASA from the exons ATGGCGGCCACCGAGCATCCCCGAGTCCCCGTGCCACACATCCGTCcgcctcttctcctcctctttctcctgCCGGATCCCCGAATAAAGAGCAGCAGCGCAAG AGGTTGGTGGAGTAATCTACCCGagaaggcagcagcagcaatggcggcggagAGCTTCCTGTTCACCTCGGAGTCCGTGAACGAGGGGCACCCCGACAAGCTGTGCGACCAGGTGTCGGACGCCGTCCTGGACGCGTGCCTGGCGCAGGACCCCGACAGCAAGGTGGCCTGCGAGACCTGCACCAAGACCAACATGGTGATGGTGTTCGGCGAGATCACCACCAAGGCCACCGTCGACTACGAGAAGATTGTACGCGACACCTGCCGCGAGATCGGCTTCACCTCCGACGACGTCGGCCTCGACGCCGACCGCTGCAAGGTGCTCGTCAACATCGAGCAGCAGTCCCCCGACATCGCGCAGGGCGTGCACGGCCACTTCACCAAGCGCCCCGAGGAGATTGGCGCCGGCGACCAAGGCCACATGTTCGGCTACGCCACCGACGAGACCCCCGAGCTCATGCCGCTCAGCCACGTCCTCGCTACCAAGCTCGGCGCGCGCCTCACCGAGGTCCGCAAGAACGGCACCTGCGCCTGGCTCAGGCCCGACGGCAAGACCCAGGTCACCGTCGAGTACGTCAACGAGGGCGGCGCCATGGTCCCCGTCCGCGTCCACACCGTCCTCATCTCCACCCAGCACGACGAGACCGTCACCAACGACGAGATCGCCGCCGACCTCAAGGAGCACGTCATCAAGCCCATCATCCCGGAGAAGTACCTCGACGAGAAGACCATCTTCCACCTCAACCCTTCGGGCCGCTTCGTCATCGGCGGGccgcacggcgacgccggcCTCACCGGCCGCAAGATCATCATCGACACCTACGGCGGCTGGGGAGCCCACGGCGGTGGTGCCTTCTCCGGAAAGGACCCCACCAAGGTTGACCGCAGCGGCGCCTACATCGCCAGGCAGGCGGCCAAGAGCATCGTGGCCAGCGGCCtcgcccgccgctgcctcgTGCAGGTGTCCTACGCCATCGGCGTTCCCGAGCCCCTGTCGGTGTTCGTCGACTCGTACGGCACCGGCAAGATCCCCGACAAGGAGATCCTCAAGATCGTGAAGGAGAACTTCGACTTCAGGCCCGGGATGATCACCATCAACCTCGACCTCAAGAAGGGCGGCAACAGGTTCATCAAGACCGCGGCCTACGGTCACTTCGGGCGCGACGACACCGACTTCACCTGGGAGGTGGTGAAGCCCCTCAAGTTCGACAAGGCGTCCGCTTAG